The following are encoded together in the Gouania willdenowi chromosome 14, fGouWil2.1, whole genome shotgun sequence genome:
- the cfap91 gene encoding cilia- and flagella-associated protein 91 — MLSSVTNTVLKANKASKMVQHERVFDYMYDPVYTVSSERDHNRVNFRSYTLRNRVRRVYDYGSLFSDCPCYTVKLDPAEPLPAVTNCQWRGHAEQRQEVLRQLGGVNARSGRQTTDTQVHQAEYWKYYKRPLISFPQKYRYDMMSLPSHLRDNLTSVQINADAEPSHCTVEVQTDYRESETQTDPYSPEYVLPPGRTPPELLLKLASLTWGQGLPAGLAEVQMIERMRAKLAWEATLPPLSDLSQLDQRRRMMEKMEAEEWAFRDAEIQELHDARLAARKDLLKQRDEAQKDVTTKRLNLIYSAHQDNIENQKKKIQNDYMRELRKLEAKKKNVGANLEWRGLRPDSLDYVSRIRRDVASKMDASSKFKRFYLDTHEGLLELQTGLDASILNTKHKKATKSVQMPPVNKTMETLQTYKALKEEEKKVEKPLRFLVKKEKPEPRPLTPKVTKPPEGDEEKELAVIYLQKLLRGRCIQYEMAKGKKNHQDLIQEQRAIYALQNDEHQLQKAEDECVKKEIRHKMCQEEARRAGAVGAELHQLFDTLSKELIRLQEERRIHAFMLLAERDRRLREAEESGRRQVEERRRREEDEIFKHVVQVHQESVDLYLEDIILAALGEKADQQAREEIHRRAKEVNDIAYAMEESRDSLHSEEIVSELIYSFLIPEVERINVQQKVHRKQLKHLQAARAILYGAAQPSGKVHDAESATCVTPESFPQHQLERLSQEEQENEAASPT; from the exons ATGTTATCCTCAGTGACCAACACAGTCTTAAAGGCAAACAAAGCCAGTAAGATGGTGCAGCATGAACGTGTGTTTGACTACATGTATG ATCCTGTTTACACGGTGTCATCAGAGAGAGACCACAACAGGGTCAACTTCCGCTCTTATACTTTAAGGAATCGTGTG AGGAGGGTGTACGATTATGGGTCATTGTTCAGTGACTGTCCATGCTACACTGTTAAACTGGATCCTGCAGAGCCACTTCCTGCTGTTACTAACTGTCAGTGGCGAGGACATGCTGAGCAGCGACAGGAGGTCCTCCGGCAGCTGGGAGG GGTTAACGCTCGATCGGGGCGTCAAACGACAGACACCCAAGTACATCAAGCTGAATACTGGAAATACTATAAACG GCCTCTGATTTCCTTTCCACAAAAGTATCGCTACGATATGATGTCATTGCCAAG tcacCTCAGAGATAATCTAACTTCTGTCCAAATAAATGCTGATGCTGAACCCTCCCACTGCACCGTGGAGGTCCAGACGGACTACAGGGAAAGTGAGACTCAGACTGACCCGTACAGCCCTGAGTATGTGCTTCCTCCTGGGAGAACCCCCCCTGAACTCCTCTTGAAACTGGCATCTTTAACTTGGG GTCAGGGTCTTCCTGCAGGACTAGCAGAAGTCCAAATGATAGAGAGGATGCGAGCTAAACTAGCGTGGGAGGCCACACTTCCTCCTCTAAGTGACTTGAGCCAACTTGACCAGAGGAGACGTATGATGGAGAAGATGGAAGCCGAAGAATGGGCTTTCAGAGATGCAGAAATCCAGGA GTTGCATGATGCTCGTCTTGCTGCGAGGAAGGACTTGCTGAAGCAAAGAGATGAAGCTCAGAAAGATGTCACTACCAAGCGACTAAACCTGATTTATTCAGCGCACCAGGACAATAtcgaaaaccaaaaaaagaaaatccaaaaTGACTACATGAGGG AACTCAGAAAGTTGGAAGCAAAGAAGAAAAACGTGGGAGCAAACCTGGAGTGGCGAGGTCTTCGGCCAGATTCTCTGGATTATGTTTCCAGAATCCGGAGAGATGTGGCTTCCAAGATGGACGCCAGCAGCAAATTTAAAAGATTCTACTTAGACACACATGAAG GTTTGCTAGAGCTGCAGACAGGACTGGACGCCTCAATCCTTAATACAAAACACAAGAAGGCGACCAAAAGTGTGCAAATGCCTCCTGTGAACAAAACCATGGAAACACTGCAAACATACAAG GCTTtgaaggaggaggaaaaaaaggtgGAGAAACCCCTGCGTTTTCTGGTCAAAAAGGAGAAGCCAGAACCTCGTCCTCTCACTCCCAAAGTGACGAAGCCACCGGAG GGAGATGAGGAGAAGGAGCTTGCTGTCATCTATTTGCAGAAACTATTAAGAGGAAGATGCATCCAATATGAG ATGGCAAAAGGCAAGAAAAACCATCAGGATCTAATCCAGGAACAACGAGCTATTTACGCTCTGCAGAACGACGAGCACCAACTCCAAAAAGCTGAGGATGAGTGTGTGAAAAAAGAAATCCGGCACAAG ATGTGTCAAGAGGAGGCTCGTCGAGCTGGAGCAGTGGGAGCAGAGCTCCATCAGCTCTTTGACACTTTGTCCAAAGAACTGATTCGTCTCCAGGAGGAGCGCAGGATTCATGCCTTTATGCTGCTGGCTGAGAGAGATCGACGTCTGCGAGAAGCTGAAGAGAGTGGAAGGAGACAGGTGGAAGAGCGCAGACGCAGAGAAGAGGACGAGATCTTCAAACAC GTGGTGCAGGTCCACCAGGAAAGTGTGGATTTGTACTTGGAGGACATCATCTTAGCGGCCCTCGGTGAGAAAGCTGACCAACAGGCCAGAGAAGAGATACACAGGAGGGCGAAGGAAGTCAATGACATTGCATATGCCATGGAGGAAAG CCGAGACAGTCTCCATTCAGAGGAGATCGTATCAGAGCTGATATACAGCTTTCTAATCCCAGAAGTGGAGAGGATCAATGTTCAGCAGAAAG TGCACAGGAAGCAACTGAAACACTTGCAGGCAGCTCGAGCCATCCTTTATGGAGCTGCACAGCCTTCTGGGAAAGTGCATGACGCTGAATCAGCAACATGTGTGACACCTGAAAGTTTCCCTCAGCATCAGCTGGAGAGATTGAGCCAAGAGGAGCAGGAGAACGAGGCAGCATCACCAACTTAA
- the LOC114475832 gene encoding pinopsin-like yields the protein MEMPSRAKLNPLTEPQCMLESVKSATTLLVGATSPFIITLHRVTMVIHPQHSNNITTSGQSLVSDPATGALSRSGHTAVAVVLGVILVLGFLGNFLALMVFSRFPGLRTPVNLLLININVSDMLVCVFGTPLSLAASVRGRWLTGSHGCQWYGFSNALFGMVSLVSLSLLSLERYFTVLGRIRTDSSQYWRAWIAIAASWLYSLMWTVPPLLGWSSYGPEGPGTTCSVQWQQRTAGARSYISCLFVFCLLVPLLLMFFCYGKILVAVHAMGRQIPQINRSSTERREGRVLLMVVVMVTGYLLCWMPYGIVAILASFGRSGLMSPGASLIPSLLAKSSIVINPIIYVLLNNQFSRCLLYMFKCTSEAPPTPVHLTLPSSKGLWVQAANMSTEGQKPALVLLARYKPQQTNLNPSIVYSI from the exons ATGGAGATGCCCTCTCGTGCTAAATTAAACCCCCTCACTGAGCCGCAGTGCATGCTGGAATCTGTAAAGTCTGCCACTACTCTACTAGTGGGGGCTACTTCACCTTTCATCATCACTCTGCACCGCGTTACCATGGTAATCCACCCGCAGCATAGCAACAACATCACCACCAGCGGACAAAGTTTGGTGTCGGACCCGGCCACCGGAGCTCTGAGTCGGTCGGGTCACACAGCGGTGGCCGTGGTTCTGGGTGTGATCCTAGTGCTCGGTTTCCTCGGGAACTTTCTTGCACTGATGGTGTTTTCACGGTTCCCCGGTTTGCGGACACCGGTCAACTTGTTGCTCATCAACATCAACGTCAGCGacatgttggtgtgtgtgttcgGGACTCCGCTCAGCCTGGCTGCCAGTGTGCGCGGCCGGTGGCTAACCGGTTCTCACGGGTGTCAGTGGTACGGTTTCTCCAACGCTCTGTTCG GTATGGTGTCCCTcgtgtctctctctctgctgtCCCTCGAGCGGTATTTTACAGTTCTTGGCAGAATACGGACGGACTCCTCTCAGTACTGGAGAGCATGGATCGCTATCGCAGCCTCCTGGCTTTATTCACTCATGTGGACTGTGCCACCACTGCTGGGCTGGAGCAG CTATGGACCCGAGGGTCCCGGGACCACCTGCTCGGTGCAGTGGCAGCAGCGCACGGCGGGGGCTCGCTCCTACATCAGCTGCTTGTTTGTGTTCTGCCTCCTTGTGCCGCTACTGCTCATGTTCTTCTGCTATGGGAAAATCCTTGTGGCAGTCCATGCAATGGGGAGGCAG ATCCCACAGATTAACCGGTCCTCTACTGAGAGGAGGGAAGGTCGTGTCCTGCTGATGGTGGTTGTCATGGTAACAGGCTACTTATTGTGCTGGATGCCGTACGGTATCGTGGCAATACTGGCCTCTTTTGGACGTTCGGGTCTGATGTCGCCCGGTGCCAGTTTGATTCCTTCATTGCTGGCAAAGAGCAGCATTGTGATCAATCCCATCATTTACGTGCTGCTCAACAACCAG ttctCCAGGTGCCTTCTGTACATGTTCAAGTGCACCTCAGAAGCTCCGCCCACTCCTGTTCACCTGACCTTGCCTAGCAGTAAAGGTTTGTGGGTTCAAGCTGCCAACATGTCAACAGAAGGACAAAAGCCTGCTCTGGTGCTCCTGGCACGGTATAAACCACAACAAACCAACCTGAACCCATCCATTGTTTACAGCATCTGA
- the tpst1l gene encoding tyrosylprotein sulfotransferase 1, like yields MRGTRLNLLLGCVLLCSASLLYLGMSGIDCPPKSHRHRWMELNLGSGNESLSLNEHFPEDTPIIFIGGFPRSGTTLMRAMLDAHNAVRCGEETRVIPRLLAMRATWSRSVKERIRLDEAGVTDQVLNSAVRAFLLEVIVGHGEPAPRLCNKDPFALKSLSYLASIFPKGKFVLMIRDGRATVHSMISRKVTISGFDLSNYRDCLTKWSSAVETMYNQCQSVGESRCLPVRYEQLVLKPEQEMRKLLHFLDLQWDSSVLHHEELIGKAGGVSLSKVERSTDQVMKPVNTDALSKWVGNIPSDVVSDMAEIAPMLARLGYDPQANPPDYTRPEPMVSQYNYSQGVKAAETPHPS; encoded by the exons ATGAGGGGGACCAGATTAAACCTGCTGCTAGGCTGCGTGCTCCTTTGCTCTGCCTCTTTACTCTACTTGGGCATGAGCGGTATAGACTGCCCCCCTAAAAGCCATCGCCACCGATGGATGGAGCTCAACCTTGGCTCAGGAAATGAGAGCCTGTCATTAAATGAGCACTTCCCTGAAGACACACCCATCATCTTCATCGGGGGGTTTCCCAGGAGCGGTACTACATTAATGCGTGCCATGCTGGACGCCCACAACGCCGTGCGATGCGGAGAAGAGACCCGAGTCATACCCCGCCTCCTGGCCATGAGGGCCACATGGAGCCGTTCAGTGAAGGAGAGGATACGGCTTGATGAGGCTGGGGTCACAGACCAGGTGTTGAACTCTGCGGTGAGAGCTTTTCTGTTGGAG GTGATCGTGGGTCACGGGGAGCCGGCCCCTCGCCTCTGTAACAAGGACCCGTTTGCCCTGAAGTCTCTGTCTTACTTAGCTAGCATTTTCCCAAAAGGAAAGTTTGTGCTGATGATAAGAGACGGACGAGCAACAGTCCACTCCATGATATCACGCAAG GTGACCATCTCTGGATTCGACCTGTCTAACTACAGGGACTGTCTGACGAAGTGGAGCAGCGCCGTGGAAACCATGTACAACCAGTGCCAGTCAGTGGGCGAGTCCAGATGTTTGCCAGTTCGCTACGAGCAGCTTGTTCTCAAACCTGAGCAGGAAATGAGGAAGTTGCTTCATTTCCTGGACCTGCAGTGGGACTCGTCAGTTCTCCACCACGAAGAGTTGATTGGAAAGGCAGGAGGCGTGTCTCTTTCCAA GGTTGAACGTTCCACAGACCAGGTGATGAAGCCAGTGAACACAGATGCCCTCTCCAAGTGGGTGGGAAACATTCCCTCTGACGTGGTGAGTGACATGGCTGAAATTGCCCCCATGTTGGCTCGCCTCGGCTATGATCCCCAAGCAAACCCCCCCGACTACACTAGGCCAGAGCCAATGGTGTCCCAGTACAACTACTCACAG GGTGTGAAAGCAGCAGAAACTCCTCACCCCAGTTAG
- the crcp gene encoding DNA-directed RNA polymerase III subunit RPC9 isoform X1, which produces MEVKNASAAMLSNYEVFKLLTDLKEQRKDSGKSKHSIGQQNLNTIMYETLKYLSKAPCSRQSPEIIKEFLTTMMPHKLTKAEKLQLLNQRPQSAVEIQLMVEESEERLSEEQIEELIQTVGRVLPADPEQENATEGGEES; this is translated from the exons ATGGAAGT GAAGAACGCTAGCGCTGCCATGCTCAGTAATTATGAG GTATTCAAACTCCTGACAGACCTTAAGGAGCAGAGGAAGGACAGTGGGAAGAGCAAACACAGCATAGGACAGCAGAACCTCAACACCATCATGTATGAG ACGCTGAAGTATCTGTCAAAGGCTCCGTGTAGCCGACAGAGCCCAGAGATCATCAAAGAGTTCCTCACCACCATGATGCCTCACAAACTCACTAA AGCAGAAAAACTGCAGCTCCTGAATCAACGACCACAGTCAGCAGTAGAAATACAGTTG ATGGTAGAGGAGAGTGAAGAGCGTTTATCAGAGGAACAGATAGAGGAGCTCATTCAGACCGTTGGTCGCGTCCTCCCTGCAGACCCGGAACAGGAAAACGCCACTGAAGGCGGTGAAGAGTCTtga
- the crcp gene encoding DNA-directed RNA polymerase III subunit RPC9 isoform X2, producing MEVKNASAAMLSNYEVFKLLTDLKEQRKDSGKSKHSIGQQNLNTIMYETLKYLSKAPCSRQSPEIIKEFLTTMMPHKLTKKTAAPESTTTVSSRNTVDGRGE from the exons ATGGAAGT GAAGAACGCTAGCGCTGCCATGCTCAGTAATTATGAG GTATTCAAACTCCTGACAGACCTTAAGGAGCAGAGGAAGGACAGTGGGAAGAGCAAACACAGCATAGGACAGCAGAACCTCAACACCATCATGTATGAG ACGCTGAAGTATCTGTCAAAGGCTCCGTGTAGCCGACAGAGCCCAGAGATCATCAAAGAGTTCCTCACCACCATGATGCCTCACAAACTCACTAA AAAAACTGCAGCTCCTGAATCAACGACCACAGTCAGCAGTAGAAATACAGTTG ATGGTAGAGGAGAGTGA
- the LOC114475809 gene encoding protein FAM111A-like → MATHHDGPVIKSEVKEKHSSHSFKWSFSETKNRIEVHCNKAGTVLDSLKTSQLFTKRLGKHKKEEIVIVSNGRAISSHIPCTFIEHDLFIKFIKAVGVDENTSQQSAPLFRKGPCQEFVTFNVEVKGKTGIVKIMRNPELKKKVHEVTVYGYKGEKIKYALKRDGRFLDTVFKKTCGLMDISTEATTEMSNIVDNLEGKTFRIIQLDKCSPPDSQPSSLDEVLCSVQVESMENQGSENPSQQHSTIKTENDSAAETHSNPIAQASMLFEEPVRVLNEQLTAQFRGAIGSRKTEARKFSHIQNLFRVEYSKNAELCREVKMMKKLMALSDSVCQVRIDNSPIGSGFLLFERFVLTNAHVIKEVYNEDGGQLLNSITVHFSFESMGVVAPGHKVEEVVGYEYLPDVQGFDWALLKLEAGQEVPNYLLSSFGFLPQGGGISIIGHPDGLVKKFDPCVVVQTENHMSVVKKQAQKNQENIQMITSRFFEKVYDDLQQRSQVMTYKTSFYHGSSGSPVFDGHCNVVAMHSGGYPYGTLQNKVQSVVEYGYPLSTVIEKIVIQMVEKGRFDVLEKYLNSECKHHKAIQKNVKKLVDSRNLTMFKRVIGQEILLQPPHVELISEMLNFFNQKDEPVPMES, encoded by the exons ATGGCCACCCACCATGATGGACCAGTTATTAAATCTGAG gtGAAGGAAAAACATTCATCCCATTCCTTCAAATGGAGCTTCAGTGAAACCAAGAACCGCATTGAGGTCCACTGCAATAAAGCAGGAACTGTTTTGGACTCACTAAAGACAAGTCAACTGTTTACCAAAAGATTAGGAAAGCACAAAAAAGAAGAGATTGTTATTGTGAGTAATGGAAGAGCTATCAGCTCACATATTCCCTGCACTTTTATTGAACACGACCTGTTTATTAAGTTCATAAAAGCTGTAGGTGTGGATGAAAATACATCACAGCAGTCTGCTCCTCTCTTTAGGAAAGGACCATGCCAAGAATTTGTGACCTTCAATGTTGAGGTTAAGGGAAAAACAGGTATTGTTAAGATTATGAGAAATCCAgagctaaaaaagaaagttCATGAAGTCACTGTGTATGGATACAAAGGAGAGAAGATAAAATACGCTCTGAAACGAGATGGTCGTTTTCTTGATACTGTATTTAAGAAAACCTGTGGACTTATGGATATTAGCACTGAGGCAACCACAGAGATGTCCAACATTGTTGATAATCTTGAAGGCAAAACGTTCAGGATCATACAGCTTGATAAGTGTAGTCCACCAGACAGTCAGCCCAGTAGTCTTGATGAGGTTCTGTGCAGTGTCCAGGTTGAGTCTATGGAGAATCAGGGATCTGAAAACCCGTCTCAGCAACATTCCACAATTAAGACTGAGAATGACAGTGCAGCAGAGACACACAGTAATCCCATTGCTCAAGCCTCCATGCTGTTTGAAGAACCTGTGCGAGTCTTGAATGAGCAGCTAACTGCACAGTTTAGGGGTGCAATTGGAAGCAGGAAAACTGAAGCTCGCAAATTTTCTCACATTCAGAATCTCTTTAGAGTGGAGTACAGTAAAAATGCTGAGCTCTGCAGAGAAGTGAAAATGATGAAGAAACTCATGGCATTGAGTGATTCTGTGTGTCAGGTGAGAATAGATAACAGTCCTATAGGAAGTGGATTTCTCCTTTTTGAGAGGTTTGTCCTCACTAATGCTCATGTAATTAAAGAGGTGTATAATGAGGATGGGGGGCAGCTTTTAAATAGTATTACTGTTCACTTCTCATTTGAAAGTATGGGGGTGGTGGCTCCAGGGCATAAAGTGGAAGAGGTTGTTGGTTATGAATACCTTCCAGATGTGCAAGGGTTTGACTGGGCTCTGTTAAAGCTTGAAGCTGGCCAGGAGGTGCCCAACTATCTGTTGTCGTCCTTTGGCTTCTTACCACAAGGAGGTGGAATCAGCATCATTGGGCATCCAGATGGTCTTGTGAAAAAATTTGACCCTTGTGTGGTTGTTCAGACTGAGAATCATATGAGCGTTGTGAAGAAACAAGCTCAGAAAAACCAAGAGAACATCCAGATGATTACCTCCAGATTCTTTGAAAAAGTATATGACGACTTACAACAAAGGAGCCAGGTTATGACTTACAAGACCAGTTTTTATCATGGCTCATCTGGCTCTCCTGTTTTTGATGGACACTGCAACGTTGTGGCAATGCATAGCGGTGGATATCCATACGGCACTCTGCAGAATAAAGTTCAGAGTGTCGTGGAATATGGCTATCCTTTGTCTACTGTTATTGAAAAAATCGTTATACAGATGGTAGAAAAAGGAAGGTTTGATGTGTTGGAGAAGTACCTCAACAGCGAATGCAAACATCACAAGGCCATccaaaaaaatgtgaagaaactGGTTGACAGCAGAAATCTCACAATGTTCAAAAGGGTCATTGGCCAAGAAATCCTACTTCAACCACCTCATGTTGAATTGATTTCAGAGATGTTGAATTTCTTCAATCAGAAAGATGAACCTGTCCCAATGGAGTCTTAA